From Strigops habroptila isolate Jane chromosome 10, bStrHab1.2.pri, whole genome shotgun sequence, one genomic window encodes:
- the NRXN1 gene encoding neurexin-1 isoform X35 encodes MDMRWHCENSQTTDDILVASAECPSDDEDIDPCEPSSGGLANPTRAGGGREYPGSSEVIRESSSTTGMVVGIVAAAALCILILLYAMYKYRNRDEGSYHVDESRNYISNSAQSNGAVIKEKQPNSAKSSNKNKKNKDKEYYV; translated from the exons accACAGATGACATCCTGGTGGCCTCGGCTGAATGCCCTAGTGATGATGAGGACATCGATCCCTGTGAGCCAAGCTCAGGTGGGTTAG CAAATCCTACCAGGGCAGGCGGAGGAAGAGAGTACCCTGGCTCGTCCGAGGTGATCCGTGAATCCAGCAGCACAACAGGCATGGTAGTTGGGATCGTGGCAGCGGCGGCGCTGTGTATCCTCATCCTCCTGTATGCTATGTACAAGTACAGGAATCGAGACGAAGGATCGTATCACGTAGATGAGAGTCGAAACTACATCAGTAACTCAGCACAATCCAATGGGGCTGTGATCAAGGAAAAGCAGCCCAACAGCGCTAAAAGTTccaacaaaaacaagaaaaataaggatAAGGAGTACTATGTCTGA
- the NRXN1 gene encoding neurexin-1 isoform X36, whose protein sequence is MDMRWHCENSQTTDDILVASAECPSDDEDIDPCEPSSANPTRAGGGREYPGSSEVIRESSSTTGMVVGIVAAAALCILILLYAMYKYRNRDEGSYHVDESRNYISNSAQSNGAVIKEKQPNSAKSSNKNKKNKDKEYYV, encoded by the exons accACAGATGACATCCTGGTGGCCTCGGCTGAATGCCCTAGTGATGATGAGGACATCGATCCCTGTGAGCCAAGCTCAG CAAATCCTACCAGGGCAGGCGGAGGAAGAGAGTACCCTGGCTCGTCCGAGGTGATCCGTGAATCCAGCAGCACAACAGGCATGGTAGTTGGGATCGTGGCAGCGGCGGCGCTGTGTATCCTCATCCTCCTGTATGCTATGTACAAGTACAGGAATCGAGACGAAGGATCGTATCACGTAGATGAGAGTCGAAACTACATCAGTAACTCAGCACAATCCAATGGGGCTGTGATCAAGGAAAAGCAGCCCAACAGCGCTAAAAGTTccaacaaaaacaagaaaaataaggatAAGGAGTACTATGTCTGA